The following proteins come from a genomic window of Candidatus Nealsonbacteria bacterium:
- a CDS encoding methyltransferase domain-containing protein gives MNILFIVSISLSFLFLILFFITILFLRALIPFLFWGALYAPTKEEKVKKMIELLNIKKGEKALDIGAGDGRLVIALASAGALATGFEISPFLVKLAQKNIKKAGLEGKAFVYRKNFWKEDFSQYDAVTVYGIGYIMKSLEKKLKKELKQEARIVSNNFHFPTWEPIKKENNIFLYKKV, from the coding sequence ATGAACATTTTATTTATTGTTTCTATTAGCTTATCTTTTTTGTTTTTAATTTTATTTTTTATTACGATTCTTTTTTTAAGGGCTCTTATCCCTTTTTTATTTTGGGGAGCGCTCTATGCCCCGACTAAAGAAGAAAAAGTTAAAAAAATGATTGAACTTTTGAATATAAAAAAAGGAGAGAAAGCCTTGGATATTGGAGCCGGAGACGGAAGATTGGTTATTGCCTTAGCTAGTGCCGGAGCCTTAGCTACGGGATTTGAAATAAGTCCCTTTTTGGTAAAATTAGCTCAAAAAAATATCAAAAAAGCCGGACTTGAAGGCAAAGCTTTTGTTTATCGCAAGAATTTTTGGAAAGAAGATTTTTCCCAATACGACGCAGTAACGGTTTACGGTATAGGTTATATTATGAAGAGTTTGGAAAAAAAATTAAAAAAAGAACTTAAACAAGAAGCAAGGATTGTTTCAAATAATTTTCATTTTCCAACCTGGGAACCGATAAAAAAAGAAAATAATATTTTTCTGTACAAAAAGGTTTGA
- a CDS encoding transglycosylase domain-containing protein, which produces MDMKFLTKKRKLIGMLIISFIFIFLILGFNLQKNLVDICQNQESIIIKDRKEKEIFIIPNQKKYWSIYMNEVPDRFKELLLKKEDKYFYYHLGFNPWSISQALLHYVGIGDRKGSSTLTQQLVKILLKNEFKRSLKNKIIESLYVLNLEAYQSKETILKMYVNSVYFGNQAQGLKEASRLYFNTDPDLLSDEQILQLLSTINSPTQNNPAQLKNNEAALALAKKLNFDEKNLIFTNYKNVEKNMNNYSRFNSAYFEIKSFINNEKNNNQLTIDLDLTEKTRNILERNIEELKLKNVNQGAVIIIKLPENEILALIGSTDPNSFNEASQINMLQEPRPIGSTIKPFIYLKAFEKDLRPYTLVDDREYKYITALGFPLYPKNFDYKYRGEVSLHYALSNSLNVPSVKVLEYVGLENFYNFLEKDLEFKPIQNLNNYQLGIALGALEMNLFDLSRYFTIFPNKGILKDLKIFRNSESSEKNIAQEKYVQLINKILNDRKTSIEQFGMKSWLNLFQENYALKTGTSRDFRDSWVIGFTPDFLVGVWLGNADNSPMDEVSGQMGAGRVWSQIMDLLLNSEYNEKTPFNFGLLKEFRNQENNIEYGLATDDYDANRLILKEKDFSIVLSPHNGDVFLLEENTKIFLKAKEKVKWSINNEFLEENQNALFSPQKSGLYQISAENSKNEKESVYILLNSI; this is translated from the coding sequence ATGGATATGAAATTCTTAACCAAAAAAAGAAAACTTATAGGAATGCTTATAATTTCTTTTATCTTTATTTTTTTAATTTTAGGTTTCAATCTGCAAAAAAATTTAGTCGACATCTGTCAAAATCAAGAATCAATAATTATAAAAGACAGAAAAGAGAAAGAAATTTTTATCATTCCTAATCAAAAAAAATACTGGTCAATATATATGAATGAAGTTCCTGACAGGTTTAAGGAGCTTTTGTTGAAAAAAGAAGACAAATATTTTTATTATCACCTTGGGTTTAATCCTTGGAGCATCTCTCAAGCCTTATTGCATTACGTAGGAATCGGAGATCGCAAAGGTTCCAGCACGCTAACCCAGCAATTGGTAAAAATATTATTAAAAAATGAATTTAAAAGAAGCTTAAAGAACAAAATCATTGAATCTTTGTATGTTTTAAACTTGGAAGCATATCAAAGCAAAGAAACTATTTTGAAAATGTATGTCAACTCCGTTTACTTTGGAAATCAAGCCCAAGGATTAAAAGAAGCCAGCCGGCTTTATTTTAATACCGACCCCGATTTACTAAGCGATGAACAAATATTGCAACTTCTGTCAACGATAAACAGTCCGACCCAAAACAATCCGGCTCAATTAAAAAATAATGAAGCGGCCTTGGCTTTAGCAAAAAAATTAAACTTTGATGAAAAAAATTTAATTTTTACGAACTATAAAAATGTGGAAAAAAATATGAATAATTATTCCCGTTTTAATAGCGCTTATTTTGAAATCAAATCCTTTATTAATAATGAAAAAAATAATAACCAATTAACGATAGATCTCGATCTGACTGAAAAAACAAGGAATATTTTAGAAAGAAATATCGAAGAACTAAAATTAAAAAATGTAAACCAGGGAGCCGTTATAATAATAAAACTTCCGGAAAACGAAATACTGGCATTAATCGGCTCAACCGACCCTAACTCTTTTAACGAAGCCTCCCAAATAAACATGCTGCAGGAACCGAGACCTATCGGCTCAACCATTAAACCTTTTATTTACTTGAAAGCTTTTGAAAAAGATTTGAGGCCTTATACTTTAGTTGACGACCGAGAATATAAATATATTACCGCTCTCGGCTTTCCTCTTTATCCCAAAAACTTTGATTATAAATACCGGGGGGAAGTCAGCCTCCATTATGCCTTATCCAACAGTTTAAACGTCCCTTCGGTTAAAGTATTGGAATACGTAGGTTTGGAAAATTTTTATAATTTTTTGGAAAAAGATTTGGAATTTAAACCCATCCAAAACCTGAATAATTATCAATTGGGAATCGCCTTAGGGGCCCTGGAAATGAATTTGTTCGATCTGTCCAGATATTTTACTATTTTCCCGAACAAAGGAATATTAAAAGACCTTAAAATTTTTAGAAACAGCGAATCTTCTGAAAAAAATATAGCCCAAGAAAAATACGTTCAGTTAATAAATAAAATCTTAAATGACAGAAAAACCAGTATTGAACAATTCGGCATGAAAAGCTGGTTAAATCTTTTTCAAGAAAATTACGCTTTAAAAACCGGCACTTCCAGAGATTTCCGGGACAGCTGGGTAATTGGTTTTACTCCTGATTTTTTAGTGGGGGTATGGTTGGGAAACGCCGATAATTCGCCAATGGACGAAGTTTCCGGCCAGATGGGAGCCGGGAGAGTCTGGTCTCAAATAATGGATTTGCTTTTAAACTCCGAATATAACGAAAAAACTCCTTTTAATTTCGGTTTATTAAAGGAGTTTCGTAATCAAGAAAACAATATTGAATACGGCCTAGCAACAGACGATTACGATGCTAATCGATTAATTTTAAAAGAAAAAGATTTTTCAATAGTCCTCTCTCCTCACAATGGTGACGTTTTTCTTTTGGAAGAAAATACTAAAATATTTCTGAAAGCCAAAGAAAAGGTGAAATGGTCCATAAACAACGAATTTCTAGAAGAAAATCAAAACGCTCTTTTCTCCCCTCAAAAATCCGGCTTATATCAAATAAGCGCGGAGAACTCCAAGAATGAAAAAGAAAGCGTATATATTTTACTGAACTCTATATAA
- a CDS encoding MG2 domain-containing protein, with amino-acid sequence MDQSINVSNQPNKIKFILKSKPIIPLILILGLAALGFYFGEKFYTKQMPKPPFISGYRLVNEKISKSAPISIYLPYSIDKNLAQKNTKFDPEIEGEWLSSDNEKEIVFKPKKQLDVNHYYSIELTLSESESRAIKSDFLADEDPQIVAVFPANNSEAPEQSEITIVFNRPMVPLTTLGYLEGKDVPIEITPATKGRFKWISTRNLQFIPEERLTRSSNYKVTIKPEMVSMDGLSLAGKENNFVTRKLRYLNLTGGNVVYNQPISIHFNQPVDLEKIKNEISLKNLNTNQEIPFIVEYAPGSSDNNNSNNNLQVKNQGFEALGNFVAGLISKIEKISYLGEKKEETKKDLSTIQIYNKFDIFGREKFWDFKNNYQLRINKAYPAEGDIILNENRVTAFNISDVIAGISAESKRTRYASPDFFDPEGKLWVSFYEEIDKDKTVISVPKLKEIGYGEKCKDGNNYSNDCEKVPDKKRIYLIFNSNEISKEETLNINFQKITNVNGLVINKDPIFSSIKSYPDFKILKTSSANNDGSASLTGLVFCTNVPILPPLKEDYDKYFKSNLDYELKSWSDSWKIEGYYIYKEEPCREGEFHTQISYGLMPLSDYFLEINLEDVFGQKINQTFAFKTGSMPDEHLAFYHLQRDYNVTSLSKTKLTYAAENMDYINLEICKLKPLNLLNLLENRLSWFQSVPSYNCEKIVQDTIELPKKYWIKNYFQVDLKDYFNESFGHYILTFSNPNYKYRYWDSNTDSEIYKKVYEKTYLTITNLAVAEKKIMPEYSSYGLNKPLNEEQLSQINNLYWVTEISSLEPVFGAKIDLYQQTAEGANFKFNSSYFTDQQGVSLTKTFANLNGAVVTKDQDSTIIPSYQSNLQWASELFTSEKFYIYTDKPIYRPDQKVFIKGIYRIGYDGNYEIYQDKKIKFKIFNPRNDEVLSQDLNINDFGTFDTDYMLPLNSPLGNYRVCINESDHCVYDIYFDVEEYVPAAFEVSVKSDKEEYISKDKANLEVNAKYYFGVPLEGGEVEYTIASQNYYFDRYAKEYFNFNSYRYNWYYEPYYYGDRFILRGKASLDSQGKATIVQPLDFESLFKDETQRKSKIIVFDLTVKNNQGQSISAQKSIIVHAGEFYLGLKTDKSFLGKNEKFNVKIKTVDTQGKEVKKDNITLGLYKTDWVYSKRQEAGGGYGYQWEEKRDLVKEYYLDTDNNGNYSKELQIEKEGEYQLEVKARDKKNNLIFSSYNLYVYGEGTVNIKPTQDTQLELESDKSDLNVGEQGSLIIKSPYQKSKALIAIERGKIFEYQIKEIQGNLYNYNFSVKEEYLPNVFVSVLLQSNQPEIKFGKFEFKVNTKQKELTIEVNSNKKNYLPGEDVTLDILAKDFQGNPVSSELSVAVTDLSVLALKGNPKKNPIAFFYDGFPLTVITSSNLKNILTEIDLPSTKGGGGAPEASLAVKKRGIFKETAFWEATITTDKEGKAQVKFTLPDNLTTWQVEALGLTKDTKLGIDYQEFISRKELMVVPLKPRFIVPGDDFYIGAQIFNQSQEKQNLKVTFESLTLSLMEEQGLKEIKIDPGKSETVYFKVKAGSQFDEGQHIFVLSAKSNNLEDTVEQSIKIVRNDTYEVTATSNYTASKSTQEYVFLPDNIIKDKGKISIRSSATLAVFLSDALNYLLGFPYGCSEQIASKLDSIAIIKKGLNLPNFDKKFQLEKIKYDDKEYTLEEAVDMGLSKLYNNQKSNGGFSFWTNGNSDFYLTLHVADTLQDLASADFKINQNSLDKTLNYLKNEIRKKFYSEDENSYRNRVIITYYTLSRSPNFKDDGFFKNQITGIIKDDLFINEQISNTSLAYLAISLTKGFDKDLKDKVFNTLSNKIDIDSRGAFLKSGKSFLWRYYETPTKNTALYLKALVADNNNSPVMDKILRWILNSRQKDGAWGSTNNTVTVIDALTDFLQWKRETESNFTLELLINDQKINNFEFKPDTILDQLKDEKPLKDLKFNEINAISFLKTNNNDLSNNLYYDIYLKYYLPADQIAPRDEGFSIEREFYEADDKENENPLASAKVGDVLRVRLKIIVPEVRNFVAIEDFIPAGMEIVNLDLATEQKSLLLQEKELQGRELYPTFKEIHDDRAFIFSESLYPGVYEFDYYVRALIKGKFTHLPAVVSEMYFPENFGRTAGSYFEIN; translated from the coding sequence ATGGACCAATCTATCAACGTTTCTAATCAACCCAATAAAATTAAATTTATTTTAAAATCGAAACCCATCATTCCTTTAATTTTAATACTGGGGCTCGCAGCCCTCGGTTTTTATTTTGGAGAAAAATTTTATACCAAACAAATGCCTAAACCTCCTTTTATTTCCGGCTATCGTTTGGTTAACGAAAAAATTTCCAAATCAGCTCCTATTTCAATTTATCTTCCTTATTCGATAGATAAAAATTTAGCCCAGAAAAATACAAAATTCGACCCTGAAATAGAAGGTGAATGGTTGAGTTCTGATAATGAAAAAGAAATTGTTTTTAAACCAAAAAAACAATTAGATGTTAATCATTATTATTCCATTGAATTAACTTTAAGCGAATCGGAATCTCGAGCCATAAAATCAGATTTTTTAGCCGATGAAGATCCTCAAATTGTAGCTGTTTTTCCTGCCAATAATTCGGAAGCTCCCGAACAAAGCGAAATTACCATAGTTTTTAACCGGCCTATGGTTCCTTTAACTACTTTGGGATATTTGGAGGGCAAAGATGTTCCAATAGAAATAACTCCCGCGACCAAGGGCCGTTTTAAATGGATAAGCACAAGAAATTTGCAATTTATTCCGGAAGAAAGATTGACAAGATCTTCCAATTATAAAGTAACGATAAAACCCGAGATGGTTTCAATGGATGGATTGTCTTTGGCGGGCAAGGAAAATAATTTTGTAACCAGGAAACTGAGATACCTGAACTTAACAGGAGGAAATGTTGTTTATAATCAACCCATCTCGATTCATTTTAATCAACCGGTCGATCTGGAGAAAATAAAAAATGAAATATCCCTTAAGAATTTAAATACAAATCAAGAAATACCTTTTATTGTTGAGTACGCTCCCGGATCTTCAGACAACAATAATTCCAATAATAATTTACAAGTTAAAAATCAGGGGTTTGAAGCCCTGGGAAACTTTGTTGCCGGCCTAATTTCCAAGATAGAAAAAATCAGTTATTTGGGCGAAAAGAAAGAAGAAACAAAAAAAGATCTTTCAACTATTCAGATTTATAATAAATTCGATATTTTCGGTCGGGAAAAATTTTGGGATTTCAAAAATAATTATCAGCTGAGAATTAATAAAGCTTATCCTGCAGAAGGGGATATTATTTTAAACGAGAATCGCGTGACTGCGTTTAATATTAGCGATGTTATTGCCGGCATTTCTGCCGAATCAAAAAGAACAAGATACGCTAGTCCAGATTTTTTTGACCCCGAAGGCAAATTATGGGTCAGTTTTTATGAAGAAATCGATAAAGACAAAACCGTCATTTCCGTTCCGAAATTAAAAGAAATTGGCTATGGGGAAAAATGCAAAGATGGGAATAATTATTCTAATGATTGCGAGAAGGTTCCGGATAAAAAAAGAATTTATTTGATTTTTAATTCCAATGAAATTTCCAAGGAAGAGACATTGAACATTAATTTTCAAAAAATAACTAATGTTAATGGCCTGGTAATCAATAAAGACCCGATTTTTTCATCAATTAAGTCCTATCCCGATTTTAAAATTTTAAAAACATCCTCCGCGAATAATGATGGGTCAGCTTCTTTAACCGGACTTGTTTTTTGTACTAACGTTCCGATTTTACCACCATTAAAAGAAGATTATGATAAATATTTCAAATCCAACTTAGATTACGAATTAAAAAGCTGGAGTGATTCATGGAAAATAGAGGGTTATTATATTTATAAAGAAGAGCCTTGCAGGGAAGGAGAATTTCATACCCAGATTAGTTACGGATTAATGCCTCTTTCCGATTATTTTTTAGAGATTAATTTAGAAGATGTTTTCGGCCAAAAAATTAATCAGACCTTCGCCTTTAAAACAGGTTCTATGCCGGACGAGCACTTAGCTTTTTATCATCTTCAAAGAGATTATAATGTTACTTCACTTTCAAAAACAAAATTGACCTATGCGGCTGAAAACATGGATTATATTAATCTGGAGATTTGCAAACTAAAGCCCCTTAATCTTCTTAATCTTTTAGAAAACAGGTTGTCATGGTTTCAATCGGTCCCGAGCTATAATTGCGAGAAGATAGTCCAAGACACCATTGAATTGCCAAAGAAATATTGGATTAAAAATTATTTTCAAGTCGACCTTAAAGATTATTTTAACGAATCTTTTGGCCATTATATCTTAACTTTTTCTAATCCCAATTATAAATATCGTTATTGGGACAGCAATACTGATTCAGAAATTTACAAAAAAGTTTACGAAAAAACTTATTTAACCATAACTAATTTAGCTGTGGCTGAAAAGAAAATAATGCCGGAGTATTCAAGTTATGGATTGAACAAACCGCTTAACGAAGAACAGCTTAGCCAGATAAATAATCTTTATTGGGTAACGGAAATTTCTAGTTTGGAACCGGTTTTTGGGGCTAAAATCGACCTTTATCAGCAAACAGCGGAAGGGGCTAATTTTAAATTTAACAGCAGTTATTTTACCGACCAGCAAGGAGTATCTCTTACTAAAACTTTCGCTAATTTAAATGGAGCAGTTGTTACAAAAGACCAAGACAGCACGATTATTCCTTCTTATCAGAGTAATTTGCAATGGGCTAGCGAATTATTTACTTCAGAAAAATTCTATATTTATACCGACAAACCCATTTATCGTCCTGACCAGAAAGTTTTCATAAAAGGAATTTATCGTATAGGTTATGATGGAAATTATGAAATTTATCAGGATAAAAAAATTAAATTTAAAATTTTTAATCCGAGAAATGATGAAGTTTTGAGCCAGGATTTGAATATCAATGATTTTGGCACTTTTGATACCGATTATATGCTTCCCCTGAATTCTCCCTTGGGAAACTATCGCGTTTGCATCAATGAAAGTGACCACTGTGTTTATGATATTTATTTTGATGTTGAAGAGTATGTGCCGGCGGCTTTCGAGGTGAGTGTAAAAAGCGATAAAGAAGAATATATTTCTAAGGACAAGGCAAACCTAGAAGTGAATGCGAAATATTATTTTGGCGTACCCTTAGAAGGAGGAGAGGTGGAATATACAATTGCCAGCCAAAATTATTATTTCGACAGATATGCCAAAGAGTACTTTAATTTTAATTCCTATCGTTATAATTGGTACTACGAGCCTTATTATTACGGAGACAGGTTTATTTTAAGAGGAAAAGCTTCTCTTGATTCTCAGGGCAAAGCCACTATAGTTCAACCGTTAGATTTCGAGAGCTTATTTAAAGATGAAACTCAGAGAAAAAGTAAAATTATTGTTTTCGACCTTACGGTTAAAAACAATCAGGGCCAAAGCATTTCGGCTCAAAAATCCATTATTGTCCATGCCGGAGAATTTTATCTCGGGTTAAAAACCGATAAATCATTTCTCGGCAAAAATGAAAAATTTAACGTTAAAATAAAAACAGTCGATACTCAGGGAAAAGAAGTTAAAAAAGATAATATAACGCTCGGCCTTTACAAAACCGATTGGGTCTACTCAAAAAGACAAGAAGCCGGTGGAGGATACGGTTATCAATGGGAAGAGAAGAGAGATTTGGTTAAAGAATATTATTTAGATACCGACAACAACGGAAATTATTCCAAGGAGCTTCAGATTGAAAAGGAAGGCGAATATCAATTAGAGGTGAAAGCAAGAGATAAAAAAAATAATTTAATTTTTAGCAGTTATAATCTTTATGTTTATGGCGAGGGAACGGTCAATATTAAACCGACCCAAGATACTCAATTAGAATTAGAGTCAGATAAATCCGATCTTAATGTCGGAGAGCAGGGAAGCTTAATAATCAAGTCTCCTTATCAAAAATCCAAAGCATTAATTGCCATTGAAAGAGGAAAAATTTTCGAATATCAGATAAAAGAAATTCAGGGTAATCTTTATAATTATAATTTTTCGGTCAAAGAAGAATATTTGCCTAATGTTTTCGTTTCGGTTTTATTGCAATCCAATCAACCAGAAATAAAATTCGGAAAATTTGAATTTAAAGTCAACACGAAACAAAAAGAATTAACCATTGAAGTTAATTCCAATAAGAAAAATTATTTGCCGGGAGAGGATGTAACTCTTGATATTTTGGCAAAAGATTTTCAAGGGAATCCCGTTTCCAGCGAATTATCGGTAGCGGTAACCGACCTGAGCGTACTCGCCCTTAAGGGCAATCCTAAAAAAAATCCCATTGCTTTTTTTTATGACGGTTTTCCCTTGACCGTCATAACAAGCTCCAATCTTAAAAATATTCTTACTGAAATAGACCTTCCCAGCACTAAAGGAGGAGGTGGAGCCCCTGAGGCTAGTTTAGCAGTAAAAAAGAGGGGCATTTTCAAGGAAACCGCTTTTTGGGAAGCCACAATAACAACGGACAAAGAAGGCAAGGCTCAGGTAAAATTCACTCTTCCGGACAATTTAACGACTTGGCAAGTGGAGGCTCTGGGTTTGACGAAAGATACGAAGCTCGGAATTGACTATCAAGAATTTATAAGCCGTAAAGAATTAATGGTTGTTCCTTTAAAACCAAGATTTATAGTTCCCGGAGATGATTTTTATATAGGCGCCCAAATTTTTAATCAGAGCCAAGAAAAACAAAACTTAAAAGTTACTTTCGAAAGCTTGACTTTATCATTGATGGAAGAACAAGGATTGAAAGAAATTAAAATTGACCCGGGCAAGAGTGAAACTGTTTATTTTAAAGTTAAGGCAGGCAGTCAATTCGACGAAGGGCAGCATATATTTGTTCTTTCAGCTAAAAGCAATAACCTGGAAGATACGGTTGAGCAATCGATAAAAATTGTTCGCAACGATACCTATGAAGTGACCGCTACCTCCAATTATACCGCCAGTAAATCCACCCAAGAATACGTTTTTTTACCGGATAATATCATAAAAGATAAAGGCAAGATTTCAATAAGAAGTTCCGCCACTTTAGCCGTTTTTCTTTCCGATGCTTTAAATTATCTCTTAGGATTTCCTTACGGTTGCTCAGAACAAATTGCCAGCAAATTAGATTCAATCGCAATTATTAAAAAGGGGTTGAATTTGCCTAATTTTGATAAGAAATTCCAATTAGAAAAAATCAAATATGACGACAAAGAATATACCCTTGAAGAAGCGGTAGACATGGGATTATCAAAGCTTTACAATAATCAGAAATCTAACGGCGGATTTTCTTTTTGGACCAATGGCAATTCAGATTTTTATCTTACCTTGCACGTAGCGGATACCTTGCAAGATCTCGCTTCGGCTGATTTTAAGATTAATCAAAATAGCCTAGATAAAACGTTGAATTATCTTAAAAACGAAATTAGAAAAAAGTTTTATTCAGAAGATGAAAATAGTTATAGAAACAGAGTTATTATCACTTATTATACTTTATCAAGGTCGCCGAATTTTAAGGATGACGGTTTTTTTAAAAATCAAATAACCGGCATAATAAAAGATGATTTATTTATTAACGAACAGATAAGCAATACAAGTCTGGCTTATTTAGCCATTTCTTTAACCAAAGGATTTGACAAAGACTTGAAAGACAAAGTCTTTAACACTCTAAGCAATAAAATTGATATTGATTCCCGGGGCGCTTTCCTGAAAAGCGGAAAAAGTTTTCTCTGGCGATATTATGAAACTCCCACTAAAAACACAGCTCTCTATTTGAAAGCTTTGGTGGCCGACAATAACAATAGCCCCGTTATGGACAAAATTTTAAGATGGATTTTGAATTCCAGGCAAAAAGACGGCGCTTGGGGGTCAACCAACAATACGGTTACGGTAATAGACGCTTTGACTGATTTTCTCCAATGGAAAAGAGAAACCGAATCAAATTTTACTCTTGAATTGTTGATTAACGACCAAAAAATAAACAATTTTGAATTTAAGCCAGATACAATTTTAGACCAATTAAAAGACGAAAAGCCGCTTAAAGATTTGAAATTTAATGAAATCAATGCGATATCTTTTTTAAAAACCAATAATAACGATTTATCCAACAATCTTTATTACGATATTTATCTGAAATATTATTTACCCGCCGACCAGATCGCTCCCAGAGACGAGGGATTCAGCATTGAAAGAGAATTCTACGAGGCAGATGATAAAGAAAATGAAAATCCTTTGGCTTCTGCCAAGGTAGGAGATGTGTTGAGGGTCAGACTGAAGATAATCGTTCCGGAAGTAAGAAATTTTGTGGCTATCGAAGATTTTATCCCGGCAGGAATGGAAATTGTTAATTTGGACTTGGCTACCGAGCAGAAATCTCTTTTGCTTCAAGAAAAAGAATTGCAAGGCCGGGAACTTTACCCAACTTTTAAAGAAATTCACGATGACAGGGCTTTTATTTTTTCAGAATCTCTTTATCCCGGAGTTTATGAATTTGATTATTATGTTCGGGCATTAATCAAGGGAAAATTTACTCATTTACCGGCAGTTGTTTCCGAGATGTACTTTCCGGAGAATTTTGGAAGAACAGCCGGCAGTTATTTTGAGATAAATTAA
- the mltG gene encoding endolytic transglycosylase MltG: MIKKILLVLMFLIVTCGFLFLAVWRGIFLPNSLNEKEVIFDIEKGQGLEEIALNLERENLIKDDLYFKIYALFRGTAKDIKAGVYKLNPSLTVPQILEKIVKGQTFQIEITIPEGFNLKQIEEVLSEKLERTMSLKFSVKEFKDSFDFLSEIPEEESLEGFLFPDTYLLNPMVNDKEIAEIFLKNFDKKFTRDFKEKIETQQKNIFEIITMASLLEKEVKTEEEKEIVSGILWKRIKINMPLQVDAAIAYIKNTKTGKVSYEEIKIDSPYNTYKYAGLPKGPICNPGLESIRAALNPKESDYWYYLSTPDGQTIFSRTLEEHNIAKAKYLI, translated from the coding sequence ATGATTAAAAAAATATTATTAGTTTTGATGTTTTTGATTGTAACCTGCGGTTTTTTATTTTTAGCAGTTTGGCGGGGTATTTTTTTGCCTAATTCATTAAACGAAAAAGAGGTAATTTTCGATATTGAAAAGGGCCAAGGCCTGGAAGAAATCGCTTTAAACCTGGAAAGAGAAAATTTAATTAAAGACGATTTATATTTTAAAATTTACGCTTTATTCAGGGGAACCGCCAAAGACATTAAGGCCGGAGTTTATAAATTAAATCCTTCGCTGACCGTGCCCCAAATTTTAGAAAAAATTGTTAAGGGCCAAACCTTTCAAATAGAAATAACAATACCCGAAGGATTCAACTTGAAACAAATAGAAGAAGTGTTAAGCGAAAAACTGGAAAGAACTATGTCTTTAAAATTTTCAGTCAAAGAATTTAAAGATAGTTTTGATTTTTTATCCGAGATTCCCGAAGAAGAATCCTTGGAAGGTTTTTTGTTTCCCGACACTTATTTATTGAATCCAATGGTTAATGACAAGGAAATAGCTGAAATTTTTTTAAAAAACTTTGATAAAAAATTTACCCGAGATTTTAAAGAAAAAATCGAAACGCAGCAAAAAAATATTTTTGAAATAATTACCATGGCTTCTTTGTTGGAGAAAGAAGTAAAAACCGAGGAAGAAAAGGAAATAGTGTCGGGTATTTTATGGAAAAGAATAAAAATCAACATGCCCCTTCAGGTTGACGCCGCTATCGCCTATATCAAAAATACAAAAACTGGCAAAGTTTCATATGAAGAAATTAAAATAGATTCTCCCTACAATACTTATAAATACGCCGGATTGCCAAAGGGTCCAATTTGCAATCCCGGACTGGAAAGCATAAGAGCGGCTTTAAATCCCAAGGAAAGCGATTATTGGTATTATCTTTCTACTCCTGACGGTCAAACTATTTTCAGCCGTACCCTTGAAGAACATAATATTGCCAAAGCAAAATATTTGATATAA
- a CDS encoding UbiA family prenyltransferase: MIFNYLQMLRPKDWVRGFFWIPVLATFLVSYSLKVALIVSMISFCTLAYAYIINNYFDVEIDKKHERKIKANKNPLAQGSVTERGTLFIMMLLLFFSFALAAYMNLIGFIFVVLSVITSTLYSIKKVRLKEKTGADIISHGLMGGFFPFLAGVTLAGGIIDFYILSVGFLFFLINCNALLSHQVIDYDQDLGNTQNTTTRIGRKMSFVFLILIQFVFLLCFLVMLKHFILKWWIYYLFIFLLFWVPFDCVRRARKVFKIQVKNYLPFHLIKSKLRF; this comes from the coding sequence ATGATTTTTAATTATTTACAAATGTTGCGACCCAAAGATTGGGTTCGTGGATTTTTTTGGATTCCGGTCTTAGCCACTTTTTTAGTTTCTTATTCTTTGAAGGTTGCTTTAATTGTTTCGATGATTTCGTTTTGCACCTTGGCCTATGCCTACATTATAAATAATTATTTTGACGTAGAGATTGATAAAAAACACGAAAGAAAAATAAAAGCGAATAAAAACCCATTGGCCCAAGGTTCCGTAACCGAAAGAGGGACTCTGTTTATTATGATGCTTTTGTTATTTTTTTCTTTTGCCTTAGCCGCTTATATGAATTTAATAGGTTTTATTTTTGTGGTATTGAGCGTTATCACTTCCACTCTTTATTCCATAAAGAAAGTCCGCCTTAAAGAAAAAACCGGAGCTGATATAATTTCTCACGGATTGATGGGCGGGTTTTTTCCCTTTTTAGCCGGAGTAACGCTAGCGGGAGGAATCATTGATTTTTATATTTTATCTGTCGGATTTTTGTTTTTTCTTATAAATTGCAACGCCCTTTTATCCCATCAGGTGATTGATTACGACCAGGATTTGGGCAACACACAAAACACCACAACAAGAATCGGCCGGAAAATGAGTTTTGTTTTTTTGATTTTAATCCAATTTGTTTTTTTATTATGTTTTTTGGTGATGTTGAAACACTTCATTCTTAAATGGTGGATTTATTATCTGTTTATATTTCTTTTGTTTTGGGTTCCTTTTGACTGCGTCAGGAGAGCCAGGAAAGTGTTTAAAATTCAAGTAAAAAATTATTTGCCTTTTCATTTAATCAAAAGTAAGCTTAGATTTTAA